The genomic DNA ACTATAGGTAAAACAGCAAGGACAATTCCTAACATAATCGTCAGCGTTTTTGGGCTGGATGCGGAATTGTAAATATCCAGGCTAAATGCGGGATTTATTGTAGAACGAACAAGATAAGGGAACATATTAGAAGCGAATATCAGGATAATAGAAGCAATAAAACCTGTATTGCTCAAAAAGGCAATTCCCCCTTTCTCTTTCCATGATAACCAGAGGGTTAATCCTAACATGGCAACGGCAACTAAGCCCAAAATAGAGGTAATTAGTCGGGGTTTTGCCCATGCAACTGTGGAAAAACTAACTACGGTTAATACCGCAAAAAGGATAAGGACAATAAAACTCAATACTTTTGATGTTTTTCTCATCTGATAATTTAAGTCCTTTTCCGTTTTCATCTGGAGATATAAAGAACCGTGTAAGGCAAAAAGAAATATGGCAAATAAACCTGTGATTACGCTCAAAGGATTAAGAAAAGAGAAGAAGTTGCCTTGAAAAATTCCCTTTTCATTGATAGCAATTCCGATTAGAGCATTTCCACT from Candidatus Hydrogenedens sp. includes the following:
- the cydB gene encoding cytochrome d ubiquinol oxidase subunit II, yielding MLINVIWFVLMTVLLMVYAILEGFDLGVGILHLFTQKNEHRRILMNAIGPVWDGNEVWLITFGGALFAAFPTAYATVFSAFYTPFMMLLTTLIFRAASMEFRSKVESPGWQNIWDVLFSISSLVATLLLGVASGNALIGIAINEKGIFQGNFFSFLNPLSVITGLFAIFLFALHGSLYLQMKTEKDLNYQMRKTSKVLSFIVLILFAVLTVVSFSTVAWAKPRLITSILGLVAVAMLGLTLWLSWKEKGGIAFLSNTGFIASIILIFASNMFPYLVRSTINPAFSLDIYNSASSPKTLTIMLGIVLAVLPIVLVYTGYVYWVFRGPVKLDETSY